One segment of Deltaproteobacteria bacterium DNA contains the following:
- the pheS gene encoding phenylalanine--tRNA ligase subunit alpha — MDSLDQTEKRALDELGAAATVEAVNTLGVQYLGRKGVITGFLKNIASLPKEERPAAGKKANRVKGALEQAIEKARKRIETAMADSVDRLDVSLPGSPSLAGALHPVTQISQQICSIFNSLGFDIAEGPEVETDYYNFEALNFPKDHPARDMQDTFFVSEDVVLRTHTSPMQIRIMEKTQPPVRVVVPGKVFRCDSDLTHTPMFHQVEGLLVDRGISFGDLKGILTAFVHQMFDDQTSLRFRPSFFPFTEPSAEVDILCVMCRGKGCRVCSHTGWIEILGSGMVHPALYENVGYDPDLYSGFAFGMGVERVAMLKFGIDDIRKFFENDIRFLNQF, encoded by the coding sequence CTCGGTGTGCAGTACCTGGGCCGCAAAGGCGTGATTACCGGCTTTTTGAAAAACATCGCCAGCCTCCCCAAGGAAGAAAGGCCCGCCGCCGGAAAAAAGGCCAACCGGGTCAAAGGGGCCCTGGAGCAAGCCATCGAAAAAGCGCGCAAACGGATCGAAACGGCGATGGCGGACAGCGTCGACCGTTTGGACGTATCGCTCCCGGGAAGCCCTTCGCTTGCCGGTGCATTGCATCCGGTCACCCAGATATCCCAGCAAATCTGCAGCATCTTCAACAGCCTGGGATTCGATATCGCAGAAGGTCCGGAAGTCGAGACGGACTACTACAACTTCGAAGCGCTCAACTTCCCCAAAGATCATCCGGCCAGAGATATGCAGGACACCTTTTTCGTGTCTGAGGATGTCGTTCTCAGGACGCACACGTCACCCATGCAGATCCGCATCATGGAAAAAACACAGCCGCCCGTACGGGTGGTGGTTCCCGGCAAGGTGTTCCGCTGCGACTCCGACCTGACCCACACGCCCATGTTTCACCAGGTCGAAGGGCTTCTCGTGGATCGCGGCATCTCCTTCGGGGACCTCAAAGGCATTCTGACAGCCTTCGTCCATCAGATGTTCGATGACCAAACAAGCCTCCGATTCCGTCCCAGCTTCTTTCCTTTTACGGAGCCCAGTGCCGAAGTGGACATCCTCTGCGTCATGTGCCGGGGCAAAGGGTGCCGGGTCTGCTCCCACACCGGATGGATTGAAATTCTCGGCTCGGGAATGGTCCATCCCGCTCTATATGAAAATGTGGGCTACGACCCCGACCTTTACAGCGGATTTGCCTTCGGCATGGGTGTGGAGCGCGTTGCCATGCTGAAATTCGGCATCGACGACATCAGAAAATTTTTCGAAAACGACATCCGCTTCTTAAATCAATTTTAA